Proteins encoded in a region of the Scatophagus argus isolate fScaArg1 chromosome 1, fScaArg1.pri, whole genome shotgun sequence genome:
- the atic gene encoding bifunctional purine biosynthesis protein PURH, translating to MASSELALLSVSDKTGLLDFAKRLVDVGLSLVASGGTAKALRDAGLAVRDVSELTGHPEMLGGRVKTLHPAVHGGILARKTPTDTADMEKLGYSLVRVVVCNLYPFVKTVSNPSVTVEDAVEQIDIGGVTLLRAAAKNHARVTIVCDPADYSVVAKEMESSGDKDTTMETRRTLALKAFTHTAQYDEAISDYFRGQYSRGVSQLPLRYGMNPHQAPAQLYTLRPALPLKVVNGSPGFINLCDALNAWQLVRELKSALGMAAATSFKHVSPAGAAVGVPLTEEEAKVCMVHDMLKDLTPLATAYARARGSDRMSSFGDFIALSDVCDVPTAKIISREVSDGIIAPGYDEEALKILSKKKNGNYCVLQMDPDYEPDETEVRVLFGLYLKQKRNGGLIDKEFFSNVVSEGSLSDEAVRDLTVATVAVKYTQSNSVCYAKDGQVVGIGAGQQSRIHCTRLAGDKADNWWLRHHPRVLNMKFRSGVKRAEMANAIDQYVSDTIGEGPDLAVWKSMFEEVPELLSETEKKNWISSLQGVAVSSDAFFPFRDNIDRAKRSGVEYIAAPAGSAADAVVINACNEHGITLVHTSLRLFHH from the exons ATGGCCTCCTCAGAGCTCG cACTTTTGAGTGTGTCAGACAAAACTGGACTGCTGGACTTCGCCAAAAGGCTGGTGGATGTGGGGCTGTCTCTGGTCGCCTCAGGTGGCACCGCCAAAGCCCTGCGTGATGCGGGACTGGCTGTCAG GGACGTGTCCGAGCTGACTGGACATCCTGAGATGCTGGGAGGCCGAGTGAAGACCCTGCACCCTGCTGTCCATGGAGGCATCCTGGCCAGGAAGACTCCCACTGACACAGCCGACATGGAGAAGCTGGGCTACAGCCTGGTCAG AGTGGTGGTGTGCAACCTCTACCCGTTTGTGAAGACCGTCTCAAACCCGAGCGTTACGGTGGAAGATGCCGTGGAGCAGATCGACATCG GTGGCGTAACTCTGTTGAGGGCAGCGGCCAAGAATCATGCTCGGGTCACCATAGTGTGTGATCCTGCTGACTACTCGGTGGTTGCCAAGGAGATGGAGAGTTCAGGAGACAAAGATACAACCATGGAAACACGCAGGACTCTTGCCCTCAAA gccttcacacacacagcacagtacGATGAGGCCATATCGGACTACTTTCGTGGACAGTACAGCCGTGGTGTTTCCCAGCTGCCTCTGCGCTATGGCATGAATCCTCACCAAGCACCCGCCCAACTCTACACCTTGCGCCCAGCCCTCCCCCTCAAAG TGGTCAACGGTTCCCCCGGCTTCATCAACCTGTGTGACGCTCTGAACGCCTGGCAGCTGGTCAGAGAGTTGAAGAGCGCCCTCGGCATGGCTGCTGCCACTTCCTTCAAACATGTCAGCCCTGCTG GAGCTGCAGTTGGAGTTCCTCTGACTGAAGAGGAAGCCAAAGTATGCATGGTGCATGACATGCTGAAGGATCTCACCCCGCTGGCCACAGCCTACGCCAGGGCAAGAG GTTCAGACAGGATGTCTTCTTTTGGAGACTTTATTGCTTTgtcagatgtgtgtgatgttccCACTGCCAAGATTATATCAAGAGAG GTGTCAGATGGTATCATTGCTCCTGGTTACGATGAGGAGGCACTCAAGATCCTCTCCAAAAAGAAGAATGGCAACTACTGTGTGCTTCAG ATGGATCCAGACTATGAGCCTGATGAGACTGAGGTGAGAGTGTTGTTTGGTCTCTATCTCAAACAAAAGAGGAACGGAGGGCTCATCGACAAGGAATTCTTCAGCAACGTTGTGTCCGAGGGCTCA CTCTCTGACGAAGCTGTGCGAGACCTCACGGTGGCCACAGTCGCAGTCAAGTACACTCAGTCTAACTCTGTGTGCTACGCTAAAGACGGTCAG GTTGTCGGTATCGGCGCAGGTCAGCAGTCTCGTATCCACTGCACACGTCTGGCAGGTGACAAAGCCGATAACTGGTGGCTGAGACACCACCCTCGTGTCCTGAACATGAAGTTTCGCAGTGGTGTGAAGCGAGCGGAGATGGCCAACGCTATAGACCAGTATGTGAGCGACACCATTGGAGAG GGCCCAGACTTGGCAGTTTGGAAGTCGATGTTTGAAGAGGTGCCTGAGCTTCTGTCAGAGACTGAAAAGAAGAACTGGATCAGCTCCCTGCAGGGTGTGGCTGTCAGCTCTGACGCCTTCTTCCCCTTCAGAGATAACATCGATCGTGCCAAACGG AGTGGTGTTGAGTACATCGCAGCTCCAGCGGGCTCTGCTGCTGATGCGGTTGTGATTAATGCCTGTAACGAGCATGGCATCACTCTGGTGCACACCAGCCTGCGGCTCTTCCACCACTGA